A single genomic interval of Aedes aegypti strain LVP_AGWG chromosome 1, AaegL5.0 Primary Assembly, whole genome shotgun sequence harbors:
- the LOC5570125 gene encoding uncharacterized protein LOC5570125 isoform X2 — translation METNKSKKGAAAGTTFAADNGDGKNMLRGLILRAEDVLGKLIYKLEKTPLTLAEMVAMINSVHAFVDMWEQPLEDIRLDMLNIPGVGDGEKNKPKEEAERKILEQISLLDLKGDGEGRKLGFHNGLDKPAEPTFEFLEQSLANYTPGQTGTGYLTSVVPQTATFYMIDRSHGKIDQILSSLQNVTMRLETLPESPKTVFGVELEGTMFRAVRSKPDCGWPFLRLLDVGDVLPFADSMMLYQLTKFYQNLPPLAVRCQLVEVVDQPRCKDFNRYLTSNVYKTRKFEIFARDEDNLLHVKLSAVPKVDRNGVVKSKPLEPAPPEYKISEKTLTQEQLDILYEEPLNTTNVMKATLGYVPKDDVRICPFYDPAIQGCFKGAACRLEHVAKDPDGWTRDRALHKAKIRAQLVEPKIGAMVKLIPTTIVSVEEFYGQLDLKECSEGLRGLQQTLNDPMYVRDFREMDHKPYARELVFAFYAADGQWYRAEVLEYFHDGLVEVFYVDYGNKENVRLADLRLWDDRFDYLPFQAVHCRLANVGRLRDDDVRATEALREEILDRLVVVEVLDIRSYWEVLVYGAGMQDIGQLMVRRNMARTRQPIVISEKHGLVPA, via the exons ATGGAAACGAACAAATCCAAAAAAGGGGCTGCCGCCGGCACAACTTTCGCCGCCGATAACGGCGACGGCAAAAATATGCTCCGCGGGTTGATTCTCCGGGCGGAGGATGTCCTGGGAAAGCTGATCTACAAGCTGGAAAAGACGCCGCTCACCCTGGCTGAGATGGTGGCCATGATCAACTCGGTGCACGCCTTCGTCGACATGTGGGAACAGCCCCTGGAGGACATCCGGCTGGACATGTTGAACATTCCCGGAGTTGGGGATGGGGAGAAGAATAAACCCAAGGAAGAAGCGGAGAGGAAGATACTGGAGCAGATTAGCTTGCTGGATCTGAAGGGGGATGGCGAGGGGAGGAAGCTGGGATTCCACAACGGGCTGGATAAGCCGGCCGAGCCGACGTTTGAGTTTTTGGAACAGTCGCTGGCGAATT ACACTCCCGGTCAAACTGGAACGGGATACCTAACATCTGTTGTACCGCAAACTGCCACATTCTACATGATCGACCGCAGCCACGGCAAAATAGACCAAATATTGTCCTCCCTTCAGAACGTGACGATGAGGTTGGAAACTCTGCCGGAATCCCCCAAGACCGTATTTGGCGTCGAGCTGGAGGGAACCATGTTCCGAGCCGTTCGCAGTAAACCGGACTGTGGATGGCCGTTTCTAAGGTTGTTGGATGTGGGTGATGTGCTTCCCTTTGCGGACTCGATGATGCTTTATCAGTTGACcaaattctatcagaatctgCCACCGCTGGCTGTCCGTTGTCAGCTTGTGGAAGTAGTTGATCAACCTCGTTGTAAAGACTTCAATCGGTATCTCACGAGCAACGTGTACAAAACCAGGAAATTCGAGATCTTCGCGCGTGACGAGGACAATCTCCTCCACGTGAAGCTCAGTGCAGTTCCAAAGGTGGACCGCAATGGAGTGGTGAAGTCGAAGCCCCTGGAACCCGCTCCTCCTGAGTATAAGATTTCGGAGAAAACCCTAACTCAGGAACAGTTGGACATCCTGTACGAGGAGCCCCTGAACACCACCAACGTCATGAAGGCCACCCTGGGTTACGTCCCGAAGGACGACGTCCGGATTTGTCCGTTCTACGATCCGGCTATTCAGGGTTGCTTCAAGGGAGCGGCCTGTCGGCTGGAGCACGTGGCCAAGGATCCCGACGGTTGGACCCGGGATCGTGCCCTGCACAAGGCTAAAATTCGTGCCCAACTGGTGGAACCGAAGATCGGAGCGATGGTGAAGCTGATACCGACGACCATCGTCAGCGTGGAGGAGTTCTACGGCCAGCTGGACCTGAAGGAATGCAGCGAGGGTTTGCGGGGTCTGCAGCAGACGCTGAACGATCCGATGTACGTGAGGGACTTCCGGGAGATGGACCACAAGCCAT ACGCCCGGGAGCTGGTGTTCGCGTTCTACGCGGCCGATGGCCAGTGGTACCGAGCGGAAGTGCTGGAATACTTCCACGATGGGTTGGTTGAGGTGTTTTATGTGGATTACGGCAACAAGGAAAACGTTCGACTGGCGGATTTGCGCTTGTGGGACGATCGATTCGATTACCTTCCGTTCCAGGCCGTCCACTGTCGGTTGGCCAATGTTGGCCGGCTGCGGGATGATGACGTTCGGGCGACGGAAGCACTCAGAGAGGAGATCCTTGATCGGTTGGTGGTCGTCGAAGTGCT AGACATCCGCTCGTATTGGGAAGTGCTGGTGTACGGAGCCGGAATGCAGGACATCGGGCAACTGATGGTACGAAGGAATATGGCCCGCACGAGGCAACCGATTGTGATCAGCGAAAAGCACGGGCTGGTGCCTGCTTAG